CTCTTCCCCGAGGCCAGCAGTTCCAGTAGCAATCTGATCGAAATACGCGTGTCCCGCACCCTTGGCGCGCCTCCAAGATGTTCTGGGTCCGCAACTATCCACTTCATCCTAGGTTCCGAAGATGGAATTCATGAGGAATACCGAATAATTTCGACCTGATATCGTTTTCCCTTCTCTAACTCGGTGAACCTTAGGACTGCACCGTTCGATAACGCTTTGTGTTTGTCGAACCAGGGCTTCAGGTTACCCTTAATGTATTGACCCGCCAATGGTTCACCCTTCGCGGTACCTTTTGGAGCGGAAGTCACATGCGCAGGGCTTTCATTTACATCTGTCTTTAATGTGAAAGTCACATTGTAACCTGGGAAGAAGGAACGCTTGTCTCTGGGTATAAAAATTAAGTTATACTTTCTATGGTAATAGATAGTTTCGACCTCTATATCAATCGAGCTAGTAGCACTGGCGGCCCTTGGTCCGCTGGTCCCATTGTTCTTCGTCAACTCCAGGACCCGGCGGAGC
The DNA window shown above is from SAR202 cluster bacterium and carries:
- a CDS encoding DUF433 domain-containing protein, whose protein sequence is MKWIVADPEHLGGAPRVRDTRISIRLLLELLASGKSIPEIVEEYPSLTEEAISGVLGELGR